One genomic window of Pagrus major chromosome 22, Pma_NU_1.0 includes the following:
- the LOC141017746 gene encoding protein NLRC3-like produces MSDVRKSRGSRQPDLSNHIVQSNRQRAESPGSSCLSMKSDWSKDYPPDFSNEPGPSDSGHWFCRQCITSYWDQSASPGLSSCPQCGKRSRTGAGLQTASLTSTVQMNVGLQEVFHEHKISLRRRCERVTEGSDETGSGTLLNKIYTELYITEGQSEEVNTQHEVRQLETVSKKETFRETPIRCCDIFKASPDQQRPIRVVLTNGVAGVGKTFSVLKFTLDWAEGSENQDVRLLVLLSFRELNLIRDEQYSLLRLLHVFHPTLQKVTAEKLAACKLLFIFDGLDESRLSLDFKNHEVVSDVTQESSVSALLTNLIEGKLLPSALVWITSRPAAANQIPPSCVDRVTEVRGFTDAQKEEYFRRRFSDEDLSSRVISHIKTSRSLHIMCLIPVFCWITATVLEHMLTTDQRGELPKTLTDMYSHFLLVQTKRKKQKYHEGRETSPQELTEADREVLLKLGRLAFEHLETGNIMFYQEDLERCGLNATEASVYSGVCTEIFRRESVIFQKTVYCFVHLSVQEFLAAVYMFHCYTSRNTEVLKDFLGGWRPSTLDEFLKRAMEKSLESKNGHLDLFVRFLHGLSLKSNQRLLAGLLGRTDNSPEIIQRAINNLKEMNSYKISPDRSINIFHCLTEMNDHSVHQEIQEFLKSKKRSEKKLSVIHCSALAYMLQMSEEVLDELDPDKYNTSLAGKHRLIPAVRNCKKAQFINCGLSKSHCEVVASALKSNPSHLTELDLSYNYDLLKDSGVKLLCAGLESPNCRLEVLRLENCSLSEISCASLASALKSNPSHLRELELSYNKLQDSGVKLLSAGLESPNCRLETLGSDTIFYFCAQINMM; encoded by the exons ATGAGTGACGTCAGAAAATCCAGAGGCAGCCGGCAGCCTGATCTGTCCAACCACAT agttcagtccaacagacagagagcagagtctccaggatccagctgtctgtctatgaagagtgactggtcaaAAGATTATCCTCCagacttcagtaatgaacctggaccatcagacagtggacactggttctgcagacagtgcatcacatcatactgggaccagtctgcttcaccaggactctcctcctgtccccagtgtggGAAAAGATCCAGAACAGGAGCTGGACTGCAGACAGCCAGTCTGACCAGcactgtacaaa tgaatgttggtctgcaggaggttttccatgaacataagatcagtctgaggaggagatgtgaacgtgtgactgaaggaagtgatgaaacaggaagtggaaccctccttaacaagatctacactgagctctacatcacagagggacagagtgaagaggttaatacccaacatgaggtgaggcagctggagacagtttccaagaagGAGACCTTCAGAGAAACTCCAATCAGGtgctgcgacatctttaaagcctcacctgaccaacagagacccatcagagtggttctgaccaacggcgtcgctggtgttggaaaaaccttctcagtgctgaagttcactctggactgggcagagggctccgaaaaccaagatgtccgtctgctggttctgctgtcgttcagggagctgaacctgatcagagatgagcagtacagtcttctcaggctgctccatgttttccatccaacattacagaaggtgacagcagagaagctcgctgcctgtaaacttctgttcatctttgacggcctggatgaaagcagactgtcactggatttcaagaaccatgaggtcgtgtctgatgtcacacaggagtcatcagtcagcgcgctgctgacaaacctcatcgaggggaagctgcttccctcggctctcgtctggataacttcccgacctgcagcagccaatcagatccctccttcatgtgttgacagggtaacagaagtacgaggcttcactgacgcccagaaggaggagtacttcaggaggaggttcagtgatgaagatctgtccagcagagtcatctcacacatcaagacctccaggagcctccacatcatgtgtctgatcccagtcttctgctggatcactgctacagttctggagcacatgttgactacagaccagagaggagagctgcccaagaccctgactgacatgtactcacacttcctgctggtccagacaaagaggaagaagcagaagtaccatgagggacgtgagacgagtccacaggagctgacggaggctgacagggaagttcttctgaagctggggaggctggcgtttgaacatctggagacaggaaacatcatgttctaccaagaagacctggagcggtgtggtcttaatgccacagaggcctcggtgtactcaggagtttgtacagagatcttcagaagagagagtgtgatcttccagaaaacagtctactgctttgttcatctgagcgttcaggagtttctggctgcagtctacatgttccactgttacaccagcaggaacacagaggtgCTGAAGGACTTCCTGGGAGGATGGAGACCCTCAACCCTGGATGAGTTCCTGAAGAGAGCCATGGAGAAATCCCTTGAAAGTAAGAAtggccacctggacctgtttgttcgcttccttcatggcctctctctgaagtccaaccagagactcttagcaGGTCTGCTGGGTCGGAcagacaacagtccagaaatcatccagagagccatcaacaacctgaaggagatgaacagtTATAagatctctcctgacagaagcatcaacatcttccactgtctgacggagatgaacgaccactcagtccatcaggagatccaagagttcctgaagtcaaAGAAGagatcagagaagaaactctctgtgatccactgctcagctctggcctacatgctgcagatgtcagaggaggttctggatgagttggaccCAGATAAATACAACACGTCACTGGCAGGAAAACAtagactgattccagctgtgaggaactgtaAAAAGGCTCA ATTTATTAACTGTGGACTCTCAAAGAGTCACTGTGAAgtcgtggcctcagctctgaagtccaacccctcccatctgacagaactggacctgagttACAACTACGACCTGctgaaggattcaggagtgaagcttctctgtgctggactggagagtccaaactgtcgactggaggttctgag attggagaactgcagtttgtcagagatcagctgtgcttctctggcctcagctctgaagtccaacccctcccatctgagagagctggagctgagttacaacaagctgcaggattcaggagtgaagcttctctctgctggactggagagtccaaactgtcgactggagactctggggtcagacaccattttttacttctgtgctcagattaatatgatgtga